From a region of the Gossypium raimondii isolate GPD5lz chromosome 10, ASM2569854v1, whole genome shotgun sequence genome:
- the LOC105777270 gene encoding uncharacterized protein LOC105777270 has protein sequence MKSLSSVGLGLSIVFCCLFLALIIELYYLLWWKKRLTSTRDIENDYNNPASELFYMFCWKKTALNPQEIRFQDQQQDQDLFFKPFDDGVDDDDAEHDEDGDDDVIGPRRLLFTIIEETKEDLESEEDLNSLMMPPSSSPPPKFKFLQEAEEKLRRKMTFVGQVHNNGGSDSHLSPTLKHLKDEEDGSFITIIVDKNKENRV, from the exons ATGAAATCTTTGAGCAGTGTAGGGCTTGGTTTAAGCATAGTATTTTGTTGCCTTTTTTTAGCTTTGATTATTGAGTTATATTACTTGTTATGGTGGAAGAAGAGATTAACAAGCACAAGGGATATTGAAAATGATTACAACAATCCAGCAAGTGAGctcttttatatgttttgttggAAGAAGACAGCTTTGAATCCTCAAGAAATCAGATTCCAAGATCAACAACAAGACCAAGATTTGTTCTTCAAGCCCTTTGATGATGGTGTTGACGATGATGATGCTGAACATGATGaggatggtgatgatgatgtgATAGGTCCAAGAAGGTTATTATTCACAATCattgaagaaacaaaagaagattTAGAATCAGAAGAAG atttaaatagtttaatgatgCCACCATCGTCATCACCTCCCCCAAAGTTCAAGTTCTTACAAGAAGCTGAAGAGAAACTTCGTAGGAAGATGACATTCGTGGGACAAGTTCATAACAATGGAGGTAGTGATAGTCATCTTTCTCCTACATTGAAGCATCttaaagatgaagaagatgggTCATTTATCACTATCATTGTTGATAAGAACAAAGAAAACAgggtttga
- the LOC105777268 gene encoding geranylgeranyl transferase type-1 subunit beta isoform X2 — MATREWNPLDFDIGEEEDEEGTPSPSSISPPLQYFDRDRHVAFLEMMYNLMPHHYQSQEINRLTLAFFTISGLHLLRALDRVDKDRVADWVLSFQAHPRSRAELKIGQFYGFHGSRTSQFPPDENGVSARNAGHLASTYCALAILKTVGFNLLTIDKESILISLRNLQQPDGSFMPVDVGAETDLRFVYCAAAICFMLEDWSGMDREKAKEYILKCQSYDGGFGLMPGLESHGGGTYCAVASLRLMGYIEDDLLSKTVTSSIINVPLLLDWCMQRQAIDGGFQGRANKPSDTCYAFCLEDLRGLQIH, encoded by the exons ATGGCGACGAGAGAGTGGAACCCATTGGATTTCGACATCGGAGAAGAAGAAGACGAAGAAGGAACGCCATCGCCGTCATCGATATCGCCGCCGCTTCAGTACTTCGACAGAGATCGCCACGTGGCGTTCTTGGAGATGATGTACAATTTGATGCCCCATCACTATCAATCGCAGGAGATCAATCGCCTCACTCTTGCATTTTTCACTATCTCTGGCCTTCATCTCCTCCGAGCCTTAGATCGC GTTGATAAGGACAGAGTTGCCGATTGGGTTTTATCATTTCAAGCTCATCCGAGAAGTCGAGCCGAATTGAAAATTG GTCAATTTTATGGATTTCATGGTTCTAGAACTTCACAGTTCCCTCCAGATGAAAACGGG GTTTCAGCTCGTAATGCTGGTCACTTGGCAAGCACGTATTGCGCTCTAGCCATACTAAAGACAGTTGGCTTTAATCTCTTGACCATAGACAAAGAATCAATATTGATATCATTGAGGAATCTTCAACAGCCTGATGGAAG TTTTATGCCAGTGGATGTTGGTGCCGAGACAGATCTTCGATTTGTATATTGTGCTG CTGCTATCTGTTTTATGCTGGAGGATTGGAGTGGCATGGATAGGGAGAAAGCCAAGGAATACATTTTAAAATGCCAG TCTTATGATGGTGGTTTTGGCTTGATGCCTGGTTTAGAATCACATG GAGGTGGTACATATTGTGCTGTGGCATCTCTTCGGTTAATGGGGTACATTGAAGATGATCTTCTGTCAAAAACTGTAACATCTTCCATCATAAATGTGCCGTTATTGCTGGATTGGTGTATGCAG AGGCAGGCCATTGATGGTGGATTTCAAGGCAGAGCCAATAAACCTAGTGATACATGCTATGCATTTTG TCTTGAGGATCTTAGGGGGCTACAAATTCATTGA
- the LOC105777268 gene encoding geranylgeranyl transferase type-1 subunit beta isoform X1: MATREWNPLDFDIGEEEDEEGTPSPSSISPPLQYFDRDRHVAFLEMMYNLMPHHYQSQEINRLTLAFFTISGLHLLRALDRVDKDRVADWVLSFQAHPRSRAELKIGQFYGFHGSRTSQFPPDENGVSARNAGHLASTYCALAILKTVGFNLLTIDKESILISLRNLQQPDGSFMPVDVGAETDLRFVYCAAAICFMLEDWSGMDREKAKEYILKCQSYDGGFGLMPGLESHGGGTYCAVASLRLMGYIEDDLLSKTVTSSIINVPLLLDWCMQRQAIDGGFQGRANKPSDTCYAFWIGAVLRILGGYKFIDKIALHRFLLTCQSEFGGFSKYPRDLPDIYHAYYGYTAFSLLEEPGLNPLCAELGMTDLTAIGII; encoded by the exons ATGGCGACGAGAGAGTGGAACCCATTGGATTTCGACATCGGAGAAGAAGAAGACGAAGAAGGAACGCCATCGCCGTCATCGATATCGCCGCCGCTTCAGTACTTCGACAGAGATCGCCACGTGGCGTTCTTGGAGATGATGTACAATTTGATGCCCCATCACTATCAATCGCAGGAGATCAATCGCCTCACTCTTGCATTTTTCACTATCTCTGGCCTTCATCTCCTCCGAGCCTTAGATCGC GTTGATAAGGACAGAGTTGCCGATTGGGTTTTATCATTTCAAGCTCATCCGAGAAGTCGAGCCGAATTGAAAATTG GTCAATTTTATGGATTTCATGGTTCTAGAACTTCACAGTTCCCTCCAGATGAAAACGGG GTTTCAGCTCGTAATGCTGGTCACTTGGCAAGCACGTATTGCGCTCTAGCCATACTAAAGACAGTTGGCTTTAATCTCTTGACCATAGACAAAGAATCAATATTGATATCATTGAGGAATCTTCAACAGCCTGATGGAAG TTTTATGCCAGTGGATGTTGGTGCCGAGACAGATCTTCGATTTGTATATTGTGCTG CTGCTATCTGTTTTATGCTGGAGGATTGGAGTGGCATGGATAGGGAGAAAGCCAAGGAATACATTTTAAAATGCCAG TCTTATGATGGTGGTTTTGGCTTGATGCCTGGTTTAGAATCACATG GAGGTGGTACATATTGTGCTGTGGCATCTCTTCGGTTAATGGGGTACATTGAAGATGATCTTCTGTCAAAAACTGTAACATCTTCCATCATAAATGTGCCGTTATTGCTGGATTGGTGTATGCAG AGGCAGGCCATTGATGGTGGATTTCAAGGCAGAGCCAATAAACCTAGTGATACATGCTATGCATTTTG GATTGGGGCAGTCTTGAGGATCTTAGGGGGCTACAAATTCATTGACAAGATTGCTCTACACAGATTTTTGCTGACTTGTCAGTCTGAG TTCGGAGGTTTCAGCAAGTATCCCAGGGACCTACCTGATATATATCATGCCTACTACGGATATACTGCATTCAGCCTTTTGGAAGAGCCTGGCTTGAATCCACTCTGTGCTGAACTTGGGATGACTGATCTTACTGCCATAGGTATAATTTag